From the Daucus carota subsp. sativus chromosome 8, DH1 v3.0, whole genome shotgun sequence genome, one window contains:
- the LOC108197262 gene encoding uncharacterized protein LOC108197262: MKRSDIGLFFIAHLGVLVIVGLSFCSSVLAVEEQPDRESLDFILGDTNLGRWRSGISRAIAEAPGPGSSPFVLAEKRTRRPDILSGFKKYQGGWDIVNKHYWASVGYTGISGFILAVLWFVSFGIALGVHQCCGWRINIRGKETPRSQRICLILLVVFTCAAAIGCILLSVGQDEFRGEALHTLNYVVNQSDFTVQTLRNVTGYLSLAKTVNVAQLFLPSDIKDDIDKLNVDLNTAAETLWEKTDENSIKIRRVFDAVRSALITVAAVMLLVSVLGLVLSVLGHRHAIYIFVVSGWILVAVTFILCGVFLILENAIADTCVAMDEWVDHPHAETALSNILPCVDQRTTNQTLIESKEVTNAIVDIVNEFLDNFANSNPPPQAYPSYYNQSGPLMPHLCQPYDSHLLDRQCPPQEVSMANASQVWQNYICTSSGFGVCSSVGRLTPDMYDQLVDAVNVSNALQHYAPILLSLQDCNFVRDTFHSIVLDYCPPLEHRLQVVNAGLGLISVGVMLSLVLWIIYAYRPAEEEVFAKSPLTQKGQLWIIKNQSSDNC, translated from the exons ATGAAGAGAAGTGATATTGGTTTGTTCTTCATTGCTCACTTGGGTGTCTTGGTGATTGTTGGTTTGAGTTTTTGCAGCTCGGTTTTAGCTGTGGAGGAACAGCCTGATCGAGAAAGTCTCGACTTTATTTTAG GTGATACAAATTTAGGGAGGTGGAGAAGTGGAATATCGAGGGCAATCGCAGAGGCCCCTGGTCCAGGATCAAGCCCATTTGTTTTGGCAGAGAAAAGGACACGCAGGCCGGACATACTCTCCGGCTTTAAAAAATATCAGGGTGGATGGGACATTGTCAATAAGCATTACTGGGCT TCTGTAGGATATACAGGTATTTCTGGTTTCATTCTTGCCGTGCTGTGGTTTGTGTCATTTGGAATTGCTCTTGGTGTACATCAATGCTGTGGGTGGAGAATTAACATTAGAGGAAAAGAAACACCCCGTTCTCAAAGGATTTGTTTGATCTTGCTCGTTGTCTTCACATGTGCCGCAGC GATTGGATGTATTCTACTTTCGGTTGGACAGGATGAATTTCGTGGTGAAGCACTACATACTCTAAATTATGTAGTGAATCAGTCAGACTTCACTGTTCAGACTCTGAGAAATGTCACGGGGTATCTGTCACTTGCAAAGACAGTAAATGTCGCACAACTTTTTTTACCTTCAGATATCAAAGATGATATTGACAAGCTGAATGTAGACCTAAATACTGCTGCAGAAACACTCTGGGAGAAAACAGATGAAAATTCGATCAAGATCAGAAGGGTGTTTGATGCTGT GCGATCAGCTTTGATTACTGTTGCAGCGGTGATGCTTCTTGTTTCCGTTCTGGGTCTTG TTCTGTCCGTGCTTGGTCATCGACATGCAATTTACAT ATTTGTTGTTAGTGGATGGATACTCGTTGCAGTTACTTTCATTCTTTGTGGAGTTTTCCTGATTCTCGAAAA TGCAATTGCTGATACCTGTGTGGCAATGGACGAATGGGTGGATCACCCCCATGCTGAAACTGCTCTTAGTAATATACTTCCATGTGTTGACCAGAGAACGACAAACCAGACACTGATAGAAAGTAAAGAAGTCACCAATGCTATTGTAGATATTGTGAACGAGTTTCTAGATAATTTTGCCAACTCAAATCCACCTCCTCAGGCATATCCCAGTTATTACAACCAGTCAGGACCTCTTATGCCTCATCTATGCCAGCCATACGACTCCCATCTGCTAGATCGCCAGTGTCCACCTCAAGAGGTTTCCATGGCAAATGCTTCTCAG GTTTGGCAGAACTACATTTGCACGTCATCAGGATTTGGTGTCTGCAGCAGCGTTGGAAGGTTGACCCCAGATATGTATGACCAGTTGGTGGATGCAGTCAATGTTAGTAATGCCCTTCAACATTACGCCCCTATATTGCTTAGTCTTCAAGACTGCAACTTCGTACGTGATACATTCCATTCTATCGTACTTGACTACTGCCCTCCACTAGAACACCGTCTCCAAGTAGTTAACGCAGGACTCGGCCTAATCTCAGTAGGAGTTATGCTCAGTCTTGTGCTATGGATAATCTACGCATACCGCCCCGCAGAGGAGGAAGTGTTTGCTAAGAGTCCATTAACACAAAAAGGGCAGCTATGGATCATCAAGAACCAGAGCTCAGACAACTGTTGA